The proteins below are encoded in one region of Mangifera indica cultivar Alphonso chromosome 7, CATAS_Mindica_2.1, whole genome shotgun sequence:
- the LOC123220560 gene encoding pentatricopeptide repeat-containing protein At1g09190 — MNRSSIEIERRILRLLHGHKTRTQLTQIHAHFLCHNLHQSNQILSHFVSVCGTLNKMTYAVQIFKRSQNPNILLFNSMIKAHSLNGPFEESLNLFSVMKSRGICPDEYTFAPLLKACVSVCDVRVGQCVHGEVIRSGFKCFGSIRIGIVELYTKFDKMGDAMRTFEEMGHRDVIVWNLMIRGFCKRGDVDMGFHLFREMSERSIVTWNSLISCLAQSGRDSEALRLFHEMRDQGFELDEATIVSVLPVCARLGAVDVGEWSHAYAKSSGLYRNFVSVGNALVDFYSKCGILETAAKIFREIPRKNVISWNAMISGLAFNGRGDLGIELFEQMMMTDVSPNAATFVGVLTCCTHAGMVEKGRELFAAMTEQHNVEPNLEHYGCMVDVLGRSGCVRDAYDLIRSMSIKPNAALWGALLSACRTHGDVELAEHAVKELINLEPWNSGNYVLLSNIYAEEGKWDHVENVRVLMRERSIKKSPGQSAIR, encoded by the coding sequence ATGAACAGATCTTCCATTGAAATCGAGCGCAGGATCCTGCGCCTTCTTCATGGCCATAAAACCCGAACCCAACTCACTCAAATTCACGCTCATTTTCTCTGCCACAACCTTCACCAGTCCAACCAGATCCTATCTCATTTCGTCTCCGTTTGTGGTACCCTCAACAAGATGACTTATGCAGTTCAAATCTTTAAACGAAGCCAAAACCCCAATATTCTTCTCTTCAATTCCATGATCAAGGCCCATTCACTTAACGGGCCTTTTGAGGAGTCTCTTAACTTGTTCTCTGTCATGAAAAGCCGTGGCATTTGTCCTGACGAGTATACATTTGCGCCGTTGCTTAAGGCGTGTGTTAGTGTTTGTGATGTTAGAGTTGGTCAATGTGTTCATGGGGAGGTTATTAGAAGTGGTTTTAAGTGTTTTGGTTCAATAAGGATTGGGATTGTTGAGTTGTATACAAAGTTTGATAAGATGGGGGATGCTATGAGGACGTTTGAGGAAATGGGTCACAGAGATGTGATTGTCTGGAATTTGATGATTCGAGGGTTTTGTAAAAGAGGAGATGTTGATATGGGGTTTCATCTTTTCAGGGAGATGAGTGAGAGAAGTATTGTTACCTGGAATTCATTGATTTCTTGTTTAGCACAGAGTGGGAGGGATAGCGAAGCTTTGAGATTATTTCATGAAATGCGCGATCAAGGATTTGAGTTAGACGAGGCAACTATTGTTAGTGTGTTGCCTGTTTGTGCTCGTTTGGGAGCTGTTGATGTTGGGGAGTGGAGTCATGCTTATGCTAAATCAAGTGGTCTTTATCGGAATTTCGTTTCAGTTGGAAATGCCTTGGTTGATTTTTATTCGAAGTGTGGAATTTTGGAGACTGCTGCGAAGATCTTCAGGGAAATCCCTAGAAAAAATGTCATCTCTTGGAATGCCATGATTTCAGGCCTGGCTTTTAATGGAAGGGGTGATCTCGGCATTGAATTGTTTGAGCAAATGATGATGACAGATGTGAGTCCTAATGCTGCTACTTTTGTGGGTGTTCTAACATGTTGCACTCATGCTGGGATGGTGGAAAAGGGGCGCGAGTTGTTTGCTGCTATGACAGAACAGCACAATGTAGAGCCAAATCTCGAACATTATGGATGTATGGTTGATGTCCTTGGACGTAGTGGATGTGTTAGAGATGCCTATGACCTGATTAGAAGCATGAGTATCAAGCCAAATGCTGCTTTATGGGGTGCACTGCTAAGTGCTTGCCGTACTCATGGTGATGTAGAACTTGCAGAACATGCTGTTAAAGAGCTTATTAATCTTGAACCATGGAATTCTGgcaattatgttttattatcgAATATTTATGCAGAAGAGGGGAAGTGGGATCATGTTGAGAATGTAAGAGTGTTGATGAGAGAAAGGAGTATTAAGAAATCACCAGGCCAGAGTGCTATTAGATAA